In one Streptomyces sp. NBC_00597 genomic region, the following are encoded:
- the mgtA gene encoding magnesium-translocating P-type ATPase, with product MTMLTPRTPTKLAPPGNGRRERKAAELESRTRLAGERLAGFGARPCALVLQELSATRSGLTHAEAALRLERHGANVVAHERAPRWWAQLAKAFWNPFIAVLVFLAAVMWWQDPADPGVVILSVMVAVSGLLRFWQEYRSGRAAAALKRLVTTTCAVQRRAGGGSGPATFEVPMDQVVPGDVVKLAAGDLIPADLRLITSKDLMVGQAALSGESLPVAKADAPARTAGGTPGADDLGRFEGTDPVEADNLVLMGTSVTSGTATGVVVATGSDTYFGSMAGSLVGERPQTNFDNGVRKVSFLLIRFMLVMVPVVFAVNGLTKGDWDEAFLFAVAVAVGLTPEMLPMVVSANLARGAVAMSKRKVVVKRLNAIQNLGAMDVLCTDKTGTLTEDRIALDRYLDVHGDEDGEVLEYAYLNSHFQTGLKNLMDQAVIDRVDEAEEVVVDARFSMVDEIPFDFARRRMSVVLDRNAVVGGPGRPEHIMITKGAVEEVLGLCTHMTDRGRKVELTDGLRRHVTRIAEDNTRRGLRVLAVATRTVSAPRATYSVADEDRLTLVGFLAFLDPPKADAARALQALADKGVAVKVVTGDNDLVAARVCADVGLDVGHVVLGTGIDALDDTALRALAARTTVFAKVNPVQKARIVRALQADGHTVGFLGDGINDAAALRDADVGISVDTAVDIAKESADIILLEKDLTVLEQGVIQGRTTFGNTIKYIKMTASSNFGNVFSVLVASAFIPFQPMLAIMLLVQNLVYDIAQLATPWDRMDEEYLRGPRNWDAKGIGRFMVCIGPISSIFDIAMFVIMWNVFGANSEAEQSLFQSGWFIEGLLSQTLIVHMIRTRKIPFIQSRASWPVMVMTVLAVLTGLYLPFSPLAAPLGFTALPAGYFPWLVGVLLAYCTLTQLLKTLYIRTFGTWL from the coding sequence ATGACCATGCTCACCCCCCGTACGCCGACCAAGCTCGCGCCGCCGGGCAACGGCCGCCGCGAGCGCAAGGCCGCCGAGCTGGAGTCCCGTACCCGGCTCGCCGGCGAGCGGCTCGCCGGGTTCGGCGCCCGCCCCTGCGCCCTGGTCCTCCAGGAGCTGTCCGCCACCCGCAGCGGCCTCACGCACGCCGAGGCGGCACTGCGCCTGGAGCGGCACGGCGCCAACGTCGTCGCCCACGAGCGCGCCCCACGCTGGTGGGCGCAGCTCGCGAAGGCCTTCTGGAACCCGTTCATCGCCGTCCTGGTCTTCCTGGCCGCCGTCATGTGGTGGCAGGACCCGGCCGACCCGGGTGTCGTCATCCTCTCCGTGATGGTGGCGGTCAGTGGACTGCTGCGCTTCTGGCAGGAGTACCGCTCGGGCCGCGCCGCCGCCGCGCTGAAGAGGCTCGTCACGACCACCTGCGCGGTGCAGCGCCGAGCCGGTGGCGGCTCGGGGCCGGCCACCTTCGAAGTGCCCATGGACCAGGTGGTCCCCGGCGACGTGGTGAAGCTGGCAGCCGGCGACCTGATCCCGGCCGACCTGCGGCTGATCACCTCCAAGGACCTGATGGTCGGCCAAGCCGCGCTGTCCGGCGAGTCGTTGCCGGTCGCCAAGGCCGATGCTCCCGCCCGCACCGCCGGGGGGACCCCCGGCGCCGACGACCTCGGCCGGTTCGAGGGCACCGACCCCGTCGAGGCCGACAACCTGGTCCTGATGGGCACCTCGGTGACCTCCGGGACCGCCACCGGGGTCGTGGTCGCCACCGGCTCGGACACCTACTTCGGCTCGATGGCCGGCTCGCTGGTCGGCGAGCGCCCGCAGACCAACTTCGACAACGGCGTGCGCAAGGTCAGCTTCCTGCTGATCCGCTTCATGCTGGTCATGGTCCCGGTCGTGTTCGCCGTCAACGGCCTCACCAAGGGCGACTGGGACGAGGCCTTCCTCTTCGCCGTCGCCGTCGCCGTCGGCCTGACCCCCGAGATGCTGCCGATGGTCGTCTCCGCCAACCTGGCGCGCGGCGCGGTCGCCATGTCCAAGCGGAAGGTCGTCGTCAAGCGGCTCAACGCGATCCAGAACCTGGGCGCCATGGACGTGCTCTGCACGGACAAGACCGGCACCCTCACCGAGGACCGGATCGCCTTGGACCGCTACCTGGACGTGCACGGCGACGAGGACGGCGAGGTCCTGGAGTACGCCTACCTCAACTCCCACTTCCAGACGGGCCTGAAGAACCTGATGGACCAGGCCGTCATCGACCGCGTGGACGAGGCCGAGGAGGTTGTCGTCGACGCACGGTTCTCGATGGTCGACGAGATCCCCTTCGACTTCGCCCGCCGCCGGATGTCCGTGGTCCTGGACCGCAACGCCGTCGTGGGCGGCCCCGGCCGCCCCGAGCACATCATGATCACCAAGGGTGCGGTGGAGGAGGTCCTGGGCCTCTGCACCCACATGACGGACCGCGGCCGGAAGGTCGAACTCACCGACGGGCTGCGCCGGCACGTCACCCGCATCGCCGAGGACAACACCCGCCGGGGCCTGCGCGTCCTCGCCGTCGCCACCCGCACGGTGAGCGCCCCCCGCGCCACGTACTCCGTCGCGGACGAGGACCGCCTCACCCTGGTCGGCTTCCTCGCCTTCCTCGACCCGCCGAAGGCCGACGCCGCCCGGGCCCTGCAGGCCCTGGCCGACAAGGGCGTGGCGGTCAAGGTCGTCACCGGCGACAACGACCTGGTGGCCGCCCGGGTCTGCGCGGACGTGGGTCTCGACGTCGGGCACGTGGTGCTCGGCACCGGGATCGACGCCCTCGACGACACGGCGCTGCGCGCGCTGGCCGCCCGTACGACGGTCTTCGCCAAGGTCAATCCCGTCCAGAAGGCCCGGATCGTCCGCGCCCTGCAGGCCGACGGGCACACCGTCGGCTTCCTCGGGGACGGCATCAACGACGCCGCCGCGCTGCGCGACGCCGATGTCGGCATCTCCGTCGACACCGCTGTCGACATCGCCAAGGAGTCCGCGGACATCATCCTGCTGGAGAAGGACCTGACCGTCCTGGAACAGGGTGTGATCCAGGGCCGGACGACCTTCGGCAACACGATCAAGTACATCAAGATGACGGCGTCGTCGAACTTCGGCAACGTCTTCTCGGTCCTGGTGGCGAGCGCGTTCATCCCCTTCCAGCCGATGCTCGCGATCATGCTGCTGGTGCAGAACCTGGTCTACGACATCGCGCAGCTGGCGACGCCGTGGGACCGGATGGACGAGGAGTACCTGCGGGGGCCCCGCAACTGGGACGCCAAGGGCATCGGCCGGTTCATGGTCTGCATCGGCCCGATCAGCTCGATCTTCGACATCGCGATGTTCGTGATCATGTGGAACGTGTTCGGTGCCAACAGCGAGGCCGAGCAGTCGCTGTTCCAGTCCGGCTGGTTCATCGAGGGACTGCTCTCGCAGACCCTGATCGTCCATATGATCCGTACCCGGAAGATCCCCTTCATCCAGTCCCGCGCCTCCTGGCCGGTGATGGTGATGACCGTCCTCGCGGTGCTGACCGGTCTGTACCTGCCCTTCTCGCCGCTGGCCGCCCCGCTGGGCTTCACGGCCCTGCCTGCGGGCTACTTCCCGTGGCTGGTCGGCGTGCTGCTGGCGTACTGCACGCTCACGCAGCTCCTGAAGACCCTGTACATCCGCACGTTCGGCACCTGGCTGTAG
- a CDS encoding ROK family transcriptional regulator, with amino-acid sequence MQTPGSQSSLHRANLERVVRAVRLAGSLTQAEIARSTGLSAATVSNIVRELKEGGTVEVTDTSAGGRRARSVSLSGDAGIVIGVDFGHTHLRVAVGNLAHQVLAEESAPLDVDASWAEGFDRAEALVGELIAGIGVGREKVIGVGLGVPGPIDVESGTLGSTAILPGWAGINPRQELSQRLGVPVYVDNDANLGALGELVWGSGRGVKDLAYIKVASGVGAGLVINGQIYRGPGGTAGEIGHITLDESGPVCRCGNRGCLETFAAARYVLPLLQSTHGPELTMERVVELAREGDPGCRRVIADVGRHVGSGVANLCNVLNPSRVVLGGSLAEAGELVLAPIRESVGRYAIPSAARQLSVLTGSLGGRAEVLGALALVLSEMGDSTLLTDSSNLKLLPSVR; translated from the coding sequence GTGCAGACTCCCGGATCGCAGTCTTCACTGCACCGCGCGAATCTCGAACGGGTCGTGCGGGCCGTGCGGCTCGCCGGTTCGTTGACCCAGGCGGAGATCGCCCGGTCCACCGGACTGTCGGCGGCCACGGTCTCCAACATCGTCCGCGAGCTCAAGGAGGGTGGGACCGTCGAGGTCACGGACACCTCGGCCGGCGGCCGGCGGGCGCGCAGCGTCTCCCTCAGCGGCGACGCCGGCATCGTCATCGGCGTGGACTTCGGCCACACCCACCTGCGGGTGGCCGTCGGGAACCTCGCCCACCAGGTATTGGCGGAGGAATCCGCCCCGCTGGACGTGGACGCCTCCTGGGCGGAGGGCTTCGACCGCGCCGAAGCCCTGGTCGGCGAGCTGATCGCGGGCATCGGGGTGGGCCGCGAGAAGGTCATCGGCGTCGGGCTCGGCGTCCCCGGCCCCATCGACGTGGAGTCCGGCACCCTGGGCTCCACGGCGATCCTCCCGGGCTGGGCGGGCATCAACCCGCGCCAGGAGCTCTCGCAACGCCTCGGCGTGCCCGTGTACGTGGACAACGACGCCAACCTCGGAGCGCTCGGGGAGCTGGTGTGGGGGAGCGGCCGGGGGGTCAAGGACCTGGCCTACATCAAGGTCGCGAGCGGTGTCGGCGCCGGCCTGGTGATAAACGGGCAGATCTACCGGGGGCCCGGCGGCACCGCCGGGGAGATCGGGCACATCACCCTGGACGAGTCCGGCCCGGTGTGCCGCTGCGGCAACCGCGGCTGCCTGGAGACCTTCGCCGCGGCCCGGTACGTACTGCCGTTGTTGCAGAGCACGCACGGGCCCGAACTCACCATGGAGCGGGTGGTCGAACTGGCCCGGGAGGGCGACCCGGGGTGTCGCCGCGTGATCGCCGACGTAGGCCGCCATGTGGGTAGTGGTGTCGCGAACCTGTGCAATGTCCTCAACCCGAGCCGGGTGGTGCTCGGGGGGTCCCTGGCGGAGGCCGGTGAGCTGGTCCTGGCCCCCATACGCGAGTCCGTGGGCCGGTACGCGATCCCCAGTGCGGCACGTCAACTCTCGGTGCTCACCGGGTCGTTGGGTGGTCGGGCCGAGGTACTGGGCGCGCTGGCCCTCGTACTGAGCGAGATGGGCGATTCGACGCTTCTGACCGATTCGTCGAACCTCAAGCTCTTGCCTTCAGTTAGATAA
- a CDS encoding substrate-binding domain-containing protein, with protein sequence MNTRMRRAAVAVAATAMAASLAACGSAKEAGEKPKESGSAAAGGAIKIGLLLPENQTARYEKFDKPLFEKKVAELTGGKAEVVYANAKQDATTQNSQVDTMITNKVNVLVVDAVDSKAIAGSVKKAKDKGIPVVAYDRLAEGPIDAYTSFDNEEVGKVQGKALLEALGDKAKDGQIVMMNGSVTDPNAALFKKGAHSVLDGKVTIGKEYDTKEWKPENANTNMAGAISALGKDKIVGVYSANDGMAGGIITALKAAGMEPLPPVTGQDAELAGVQRIVAGEQFMSVYKPYAPEAEAAAKMAVALAKGEKLDGVTTSKVDSPTDKGIASLLVPVVSLTKNNIKDTVIKDGVYTADEICTDKYAAACTTLGLK encoded by the coding sequence ATGAACACGCGCATGCGTAGAGCCGCCGTAGCCGTCGCCGCCACCGCCATGGCCGCTTCCCTTGCCGCCTGTGGCAGCGCCAAGGAGGCCGGCGAGAAGCCGAAGGAGTCCGGCTCCGCCGCTGCCGGTGGCGCGATCAAGATCGGTCTGCTCCTGCCGGAGAACCAGACCGCGCGCTACGAGAAGTTCGACAAGCCGCTCTTCGAGAAGAAGGTCGCCGAACTCACCGGCGGCAAGGCCGAGGTGGTCTACGCCAACGCCAAGCAGGACGCGACCACGCAGAACTCGCAGGTCGACACGATGATCACCAACAAGGTGAACGTCCTGGTCGTCGACGCCGTTGACTCCAAGGCCATCGCCGGCTCGGTCAAGAAGGCCAAGGACAAGGGCATCCCGGTCGTGGCCTACGACCGCCTCGCCGAGGGCCCGATCGACGCCTACACCTCGTTCGACAACGAAGAGGTCGGCAAGGTCCAGGGCAAGGCACTGCTGGAGGCCCTGGGCGACAAGGCCAAGGACGGCCAGATCGTCATGATGAACGGGTCGGTCACCGACCCCAACGCCGCCCTCTTCAAGAAGGGTGCGCACTCCGTCCTCGATGGCAAGGTGACCATCGGCAAGGAGTACGACACCAAGGAGTGGAAGCCGGAGAACGCCAACACCAACATGGCGGGTGCGATCTCCGCGCTGGGCAAGGACAAGATCGTCGGCGTCTACTCGGCCAACGACGGCATGGCCGGCGGCATCATCACCGCCCTCAAGGCCGCCGGCATGGAACCGCTTCCCCCGGTCACCGGTCAGGACGCGGAACTCGCCGGTGTGCAGCGCATCGTCGCCGGTGAGCAGTTCATGAGCGTCTACAAGCCGTACGCCCCCGAGGCCGAGGCCGCCGCGAAGATGGCCGTCGCGCTCGCCAAGGGCGAGAAGCTCGACGGTGTCACCACCTCCAAGGTCGACAGCCCCACGGACAAGGGCATCGCCTCGCTCCTGGTCCCCGTCGTCTCGCTGACCAAGAACAACATCAAGGACACTGTCATCAAGGACGGTGTCTACACGGCCGACGAGATCTGCACCGACAAGTACGCGGCCGCCTGCACCACCCTCGGCCTGAAGTAG
- a CDS encoding ATP-binding cassette domain-containing protein: protein MVHVSAAPVLALRGVSKRFGAVQALTDVELEIHSGEVVALVGDNGAGKSTLVKTIAGVHPIDDGVIEWEGKPVSITKPHDAQNLGIATVYQDLALCDNIDVVGNLFLGRELKRRGVLDEVEMERRARELLTTLSIRIPSVRIPIASLSGGQRQTVAIARSMLGEPQLVILDEPTAALGVEQTAQVLDLVERLRERGHAVILISHNMADVKAVADKVAVLRLGRNNGVFSVKDTSQEEIISAITGATDNAVTRRAARTGEARK, encoded by the coding sequence ATGGTTCATGTGTCCGCTGCGCCCGTGCTGGCGTTGCGAGGGGTCTCGAAGCGATTCGGTGCCGTTCAGGCGCTCACCGATGTAGAGCTTGAGATCCACTCCGGCGAGGTGGTCGCCCTGGTCGGCGACAACGGCGCCGGCAAGTCCACGCTCGTCAAGACGATCGCCGGCGTCCACCCCATCGATGACGGAGTCATCGAGTGGGAGGGCAAGCCGGTCTCGATCACCAAGCCCCACGACGCCCAGAACCTGGGCATCGCGACGGTCTACCAGGACCTCGCACTGTGCGACAACATCGATGTCGTCGGCAACCTGTTCCTGGGCCGCGAGCTCAAGCGCCGCGGTGTCCTCGACGAGGTGGAGATGGAGCGCCGCGCCCGCGAGCTCCTGACCACCCTGTCGATCCGGATCCCCAGTGTCCGCATCCCGATCGCCTCGCTCTCCGGCGGTCAGCGCCAGACCGTGGCGATCGCCCGTTCGATGCTCGGCGAGCCCCAGCTCGTCATCCTCGACGAGCCCACCGCCGCCCTCGGCGTCGAGCAGACCGCACAGGTCCTCGACCTGGTGGAGCGGCTGCGCGAGCGCGGCCACGCCGTCATCCTCATCAGCCACAACATGGCCGATGTGAAGGCCGTCGCCGACAAGGTGGCGGTCCTGCGGCTGGGCCGCAACAACGGCGTCTTCAGTGTCAAGGACACGTCGCAGGAAGAGATCATCTCCGCCATCACGGGAGCCACGGACAACGCCGTGACCCGTCGTGCGGCCCGTACCGGGGAGGCTCGCAAGTGA
- a CDS encoding sugar ABC transporter permease: MAKLANPSAPADSIPAVDPRLLVREQGLSGYVSEFGRKMKAGDLGSLPVVIGLIIICGIFQGLNANFLSPENLTNIAITMVATGMMAVGIIFVLLLGEIDLSVGSVSGVAGALFAVLAVTHGVNEWVAILAAVAGGALIGAIHGFFFAKIGAPAFAVTLSGLLFWSGAMLQILGSNGTINIDSDGVVGQLTTYFFSDVAAGYGLAAIAVVGYFLASFFDNRRREAAGVPSRPMSEIALRTGLLAVFTFGPAAVFNQYKGLPLAVVLFVVVLAGTDFLLRRTTFGRNVFALGGSVEASRRAGISVVGIRIAVFTISGTFAAIGGLFWASKIAAANQSAGGGDLLMNVIAAAVIGGTSLFGGRGRTWNALLGVMVITSIQYGLALQGIATPIQYMITGAVLLATVVIDSVTRKTQKTAGRA; encoded by the coding sequence GTGGCCAAGCTGGCCAACCCCTCCGCCCCGGCGGACTCCATTCCCGCGGTGGACCCGCGTCTGCTCGTGCGCGAGCAGGGCCTCTCCGGCTACGTGAGCGAGTTCGGCCGCAAGATGAAGGCCGGCGACCTGGGCTCCCTCCCGGTCGTCATCGGCCTGATCATCATCTGCGGCATCTTCCAGGGACTGAACGCGAACTTCCTGTCCCCGGAGAACCTCACCAACATCGCGATCACGATGGTCGCCACCGGCATGATGGCCGTGGGCATCATCTTCGTGCTCCTGCTCGGCGAGATCGACCTCTCGGTCGGCTCCGTCAGCGGTGTCGCGGGTGCCCTCTTCGCCGTCCTGGCCGTCACCCACGGGGTCAACGAGTGGGTGGCGATCCTGGCCGCGGTCGCCGGCGGTGCCCTGATCGGCGCAATCCACGGCTTCTTCTTCGCCAAGATCGGCGCACCTGCGTTCGCGGTCACCCTGTCGGGCCTGCTCTTCTGGTCCGGCGCCATGCTGCAGATCCTCGGCAGCAACGGCACGATCAACATCGACTCGGACGGTGTGGTGGGCCAGCTCACCACGTACTTCTTCTCGGACGTGGCGGCCGGCTACGGCCTCGCCGCGATCGCGGTGGTCGGGTACTTCCTGGCGAGCTTCTTCGACAACCGCCGCCGCGAGGCCGCGGGCGTCCCGTCCCGTCCGATGAGCGAGATCGCCCTGCGCACGGGTCTGCTGGCCGTCTTCACCTTCGGTCCCGCCGCGGTGTTCAACCAGTACAAGGGCCTGCCGCTGGCGGTCGTGCTGTTCGTGGTGGTGCTGGCCGGCACGGACTTCCTGCTGCGCCGCACCACGTTCGGCCGGAACGTCTTCGCTCTCGGCGGCAGCGTCGAGGCGTCCCGCCGCGCCGGCATCAGCGTCGTCGGGATCCGCATCGCGGTCTTCACGATCTCGGGCACCTTCGCGGCCATCGGCGGCCTCTTCTGGGCCTCCAAGATCGCGGCGGCCAACCAGAGCGCCGGCGGCGGCGACCTGCTGATGAACGTGATCGCGGCGGCCGTGATCGGCGGCACCAGCCTCTTCGGCGGCCGGGGCCGGACCTGGAACGCCCTCCTCGGCGTCATGGTCATCACCTCGATCCAGTACGGTCTGGCTCTCCAGGGAATCGCCACCCCGATCCAGTACATGATCACCGGTGCGGTGCTGCTGGCCACCGTGGTGATCGACTCGGTCACCCGCAAGACCCAGAAGACGGCCGGACGCGCCTGA
- the dxs gene encoding 1-deoxy-D-xylulose-5-phosphate synthase — protein sequence MLLTRIKGPRDLDRLSQEELNQLAAEIRSFLVDAVSKTGGHLGPNLGVVELTIALHRVFDSPKDKVLFDTGHQAYVHKLLTGRQDFAGLRTKNGLSGYPSRAESDHDVIENSHASTVLGWADGLAKANEVLGREDHHVAAVIGDGALTGGMAWEALNNIAAAKDRPLVIVVNDNERSYGPTIGGLANHLATLRTTDGYERFLARGKELLERTPVVGKPLFETLHGAKKGLKDFIAPQGMFEDLGLKYIGPINGHDIEALESALQRAKRFSGPVIVHCLTQKGRGYTPALEHEADRFHAVGVIHPDTGLPVKTAAASWTSVFADEMVKLGHEREDIVGITAAMLHPVGLNKFAEAFPNRIYDVGIAEQHGATSAAGLATGGVHPVFAVYATFLNRAFDQVLMDVALHKCGVTFVLDRAGVTGDDGASHNGMWDMSILQVVPGLRLAAPRDAEQLRAQLREAVEVKDAPTVVRYSKGVVGPAVPAVGRIGGMDVLRSPAPEVTRPDVLLVSVGALAPMCLEIADLLDKQGISTTVVDPRWVKPVDEALAPLADRHRVVVTVEDNGRTGGVGAAVSQALRDAGVDVPLRDFGIPQRFLDHALRKEIMAEIGLTAPDIARQVTGLVAKLDGRFDSEPAAAID from the coding sequence GTGCTGCTGACCCGCATCAAGGGACCGCGCGATCTGGACCGGCTCAGCCAGGAGGAGCTGAACCAGCTCGCCGCCGAGATCAGGTCCTTCCTCGTCGACGCCGTCTCCAAGACCGGCGGGCACCTCGGCCCCAACCTCGGGGTGGTCGAACTGACGATCGCCCTGCACCGGGTCTTCGACTCGCCCAAGGACAAGGTCCTCTTCGACACCGGCCACCAGGCCTACGTCCACAAGCTGCTCACGGGCCGCCAGGACTTCGCCGGCCTGCGCACCAAGAACGGCCTGTCCGGCTACCCCTCTCGCGCCGAGTCCGACCACGACGTGATCGAGAACTCCCACGCCTCCACCGTGCTGGGCTGGGCCGACGGCCTCGCCAAGGCGAACGAGGTGCTCGGCCGGGAGGACCACCACGTCGCCGCCGTCATCGGCGACGGCGCGCTGACCGGAGGCATGGCCTGGGAGGCGCTGAACAACATCGCCGCCGCCAAGGACCGCCCGCTGGTCATCGTCGTCAACGACAACGAGCGCTCGTACGGCCCCACCATCGGCGGCCTCGCGAACCACCTCGCCACCCTGCGCACCACGGACGGCTACGAGCGCTTCCTGGCCCGCGGCAAGGAGCTCCTGGAGCGCACCCCGGTCGTCGGGAAGCCGCTCTTCGAGACCCTGCACGGCGCCAAGAAGGGCCTCAAGGACTTCATCGCCCCGCAGGGCATGTTCGAGGACCTCGGCCTGAAGTACATCGGGCCCATCAACGGCCACGACATCGAGGCCCTGGAGTCCGCCCTGCAGCGCGCCAAGCGCTTCAGCGGCCCGGTCATCGTGCACTGCCTCACCCAGAAGGGCCGCGGCTACACCCCGGCCCTGGAGCACGAGGCGGACCGTTTCCACGCGGTCGGCGTGATCCACCCGGACACCGGACTGCCGGTCAAGACCGCCGCCGCCAGCTGGACCTCCGTCTTCGCCGACGAGATGGTCAAGCTCGGCCACGAGCGCGAGGACATCGTCGGCATCACCGCCGCCATGCTCCACCCGGTCGGCCTCAACAAGTTCGCCGAGGCCTTCCCGAACCGGATCTACGACGTGGGCATCGCCGAGCAGCACGGCGCCACATCGGCGGCCGGCTTGGCCACCGGCGGGGTCCACCCGGTCTTCGCGGTGTACGCGACGTTCCTCAACCGCGCCTTCGACCAGGTCCTGATGGACGTGGCCCTGCACAAGTGCGGGGTCACCTTCGTCCTGGACCGCGCCGGTGTCACCGGCGACGACGGCGCCTCCCACAACGGCATGTGGGACATGTCGATCCTCCAGGTCGTGCCCGGCCTGCGGCTCGCCGCCCCGCGCGACGCCGAGCAGTTGCGCGCCCAGCTGCGCGAGGCCGTCGAGGTCAAGGACGCCCCGACCGTCGTGCGCTACTCCAAGGGCGTCGTCGGCCCGGCCGTTCCGGCCGTCGGCCGGATCGGCGGCATGGACGTCCTGCGCTCCCCGGCCCCCGAAGTCACCCGTCCGGACGTACTGCTCGTCTCGGTCGGCGCACTCGCCCCGATGTGCCTGGAGATCGCCGACCTGCTCGACAAGCAGGGCATCTCCACGACCGTCGTCGACCCCCGCTGGGTCAAGCCCGTGGACGAGGCCCTGGCCCCGCTCGCGGACCGGCACCGCGTGGTCGTCACCGTCGAGGACAACGGCCGCACCGGTGGTGTGGGCGCCGCCGTCTCGCAGGCACTGCGCGACGCGGGCGTCGACGTACCGCTGCGCGACTTCGGCATTCCGCAGCGCTTCCTCGACCACGCCCTGCGCAAGGAGATCATGGCCGAGATCGGTCTGACCGCTCCGGACATCGCCCGGCAGGTCACCGGCCTCGTCGCCAAGCTCGACGGGCGTTTCGACAGCGAGCCGGCCGCCGCGATCGACTAG
- a CDS encoding amino acid permease translates to MSKDLNSPFRTKTVEQSIRDTEEPEHALRKSLSAWDLTVFGVGVIIGTGIFVLTGIAARNNAGPATALAFVAAGIVCALAALCYAEFASTVPVAGSAYTFSYASIGELPAWIIGWDLVLEFALGTAVVAVGWSGYVRHLMSTNLGWDLPVGLAGPDEGGTFDLLAFVLVLVLTAILVVGTKLSARITAVVVAIKVAVVLLVIIAGLFFIKADNYKPFIPPAQPQESGGGWKAPLVQLLFGYEPTNFGVMGIFTAASLVFFAFIGFDVVATAAEETKNPQRDMPRGILGSLIICTVLYVAVTLVVTGMQKYTEMSATAPLAEAFKSVNQPFFSGAISLGAAVGLITVCMILLLGQTRVFFAMSRDGLLPRVFSVTHPKYRTPYRATMLLGGIIAVVAGFTSLEKLAELVNIGTLFAFVVVALGVIVLRKTRPDLHRSFRTPWVPVVPILSIAASLWLMLNLPAETWARFAIWMVIGFFVYFLYGRKHSRLGKSGQDARY, encoded by the coding sequence GTGAGCAAGGACCTGAACAGCCCGTTCCGCACCAAGACGGTGGAGCAGTCCATCCGCGACACGGAGGAGCCGGAACACGCGCTCCGCAAGTCGCTCTCCGCCTGGGACCTGACGGTCTTCGGTGTGGGCGTCATCATCGGCACCGGCATCTTCGTCCTGACGGGCATCGCCGCCCGCAACAATGCCGGCCCCGCCACCGCCCTCGCTTTCGTCGCAGCGGGCATCGTCTGCGCCCTCGCGGCGCTCTGTTACGCCGAGTTCGCGTCCACCGTGCCGGTGGCCGGCTCGGCGTACACGTTCTCGTACGCCTCGATCGGCGAGCTGCCCGCCTGGATCATCGGCTGGGACCTGGTACTCGAATTCGCGCTGGGCACCGCCGTCGTCGCGGTCGGCTGGTCCGGGTACGTGCGCCACCTCATGAGTACGAACCTCGGCTGGGACCTGCCCGTCGGACTGGCCGGACCGGACGAGGGGGGCACCTTCGACCTGCTGGCGTTCGTGTTGGTCCTGGTGCTGACCGCGATCCTGGTCGTGGGGACGAAGCTCTCGGCCCGGATCACCGCGGTCGTCGTCGCCATCAAGGTGGCCGTGGTGCTGCTGGTCATCATCGCCGGACTGTTCTTCATCAAGGCGGACAACTACAAGCCGTTCATCCCTCCGGCCCAGCCACAAGAATCGGGGGGCGGCTGGAAGGCACCCCTGGTGCAGCTGCTCTTCGGCTACGAGCCCACCAACTTCGGTGTCATGGGCATCTTCACCGCGGCCTCCCTCGTCTTCTTCGCCTTCATCGGCTTCGACGTCGTGGCCACCGCGGCCGAGGAGACCAAGAACCCGCAGCGGGACATGCCGCGCGGCATCCTCGGCTCGCTGATCATCTGCACCGTGCTCTACGTCGCCGTGACGCTGGTGGTCACCGGCATGCAGAAGTACACCGAGATGTCGGCCACCGCCCCGCTCGCCGAAGCCTTCAAATCGGTGAACCAGCCCTTCTTCTCCGGCGCCATCAGCCTCGGGGCGGCCGTCGGACTGATCACCGTGTGCATGATCCTGCTGCTCGGGCAGACCCGCGTGTTCTTCGCGATGAGCCGTGACGGACTGCTGCCGCGCGTCTTCTCCGTCACCCACCCGAAGTACCGCACGCCGTACCGGGCGACCATGCTGCTGGGCGGGATCATCGCCGTCGTCGCGGGCTTCACCAGCCTGGAGAAGCTCGCGGAACTGGTGAACATCGGCACTCTGTTCGCCTTCGTGGTGGTCGCCCTCGGCGTGATCGTCCTGCGCAAGACGCGCCCCGACCTGCACCGGTCCTTCCGCACCCCGTGGGTGCCGGTGGTCCCGATCCTGTCGATCGCGGCCTCGCTATGGCTGATGCTCAACCTGCCGGCCGAGACCTGGGCCCGGTTCGCCATCTGGATGGTCATCGGCTTCTTCGTCTACTTCCTGTACGGCCGCAAGCACAGCCGGCTCGGGAAGTCCGGTCAGGACGCGCGGTACTAG